A genomic region of Microbacterium schleiferi contains the following coding sequences:
- a CDS encoding PLDc N-terminal domain-containing protein produces MTIKTPSQVARKTGTGIVGGLVGGVIRAAWAGLAFWDLYLRPDNKINGKKPLWAFVILLGGIGPLIYFFFAPKR; encoded by the coding sequence ATGACGATCAAGACACCGAGCCAAGTGGCACGCAAGACCGGCACCGGAATCGTCGGCGGACTGGTCGGGGGCGTCATCCGTGCTGCGTGGGCGGGACTGGCGTTCTGGGACCTCTATCTGCGCCCCGACAACAAGATCAACGGCAAGAAGCCGCTGTGGGCGTTCGTGATCCTGCTCGGCGGAATCGGGCCGCTCATCTACTTCTTCTTCGCACCGAAACGCTGA
- a CDS encoding sugar ABC transporter ATP-binding protein has translation MPHQPADAGVPQLTVELRDVGKSFGGLPVLRHIDLTIRPGTVHALVGENGAGKSTLAKIIAGLYSADDGEVLVNGEGVHFGSPREALDRGIATIAQELALVPALSVAENVFLGREPQRVGFIGRKRLAAEYRALSERTGFGLPPDVPVGALRTADQQKVEILRALARGASVIIMDEPTAALSGADADLLHTVVRQLAASGHTVVLISHFLGEVLDLADEITVLRDGRLIRTAPAADETEASLIEAMLGRTLGAVFPEQSPAPTDIEPVLTVSDLVAPGVRGVSFSVRPGEIVGLAGLVGAGRSEIVHAIFGAAGRHGGTVEILEPGAGQTGKGAAVGQSVPAALQAGLFLIPESRKEQGLVLGRPIRENVTLSNLAAFARGGWVRTRAERQDARAMLDQVTVAGDDRRNVSSLSGGNQQKVLFARALQRPRKVLIADEPTRGVDVGSRRAIYDLIVAEAARGIGVIVVSSDVEEVLGLAHRILVIRSGRIVAELTGTDRTEQNVLTAAFADPITSGKQ, from the coding sequence ATGCCGCACCAACCGGCTGACGCCGGCGTCCCGCAGCTCACCGTCGAGCTGCGGGACGTCGGCAAGTCCTTCGGCGGACTGCCCGTCCTCCGCCACATCGACCTCACGATCCGTCCCGGGACCGTACACGCCCTGGTCGGCGAGAACGGTGCGGGCAAGTCCACGCTCGCCAAGATCATCGCGGGTCTGTACAGCGCGGATGACGGCGAGGTTCTGGTCAACGGCGAAGGCGTGCACTTCGGATCGCCACGGGAGGCATTGGACCGCGGGATCGCGACGATCGCCCAGGAACTCGCTCTCGTGCCGGCCCTGTCGGTGGCCGAGAACGTCTTCCTCGGGCGCGAGCCGCAGCGCGTCGGATTCATCGGGCGCAAGCGCCTGGCCGCCGAGTACCGAGCGTTGAGCGAACGCACCGGATTCGGGCTGCCCCCGGACGTGCCCGTCGGTGCGTTGCGCACCGCCGACCAGCAGAAGGTCGAGATCCTGCGTGCCCTGGCTCGGGGCGCGTCGGTGATCATCATGGATGAGCCCACGGCTGCCCTCTCGGGCGCTGACGCCGACCTCCTGCACACCGTGGTGAGGCAGTTGGCGGCATCCGGTCACACGGTTGTACTCATCTCGCACTTCCTCGGCGAGGTACTCGATCTGGCCGACGAGATCACGGTTCTTCGCGACGGTCGCCTGATTCGCACGGCGCCTGCGGCGGACGAAACCGAGGCAAGCCTCATCGAGGCGATGCTCGGCCGGACCCTGGGCGCGGTGTTCCCCGAACAGTCACCGGCGCCGACCGATATCGAACCGGTGCTGACTGTCTCTGACCTGGTCGCGCCGGGAGTGCGCGGGGTCTCGTTCTCGGTGCGGCCCGGCGAGATCGTGGGCCTGGCGGGCCTTGTCGGTGCCGGGCGCAGCGAGATCGTGCACGCGATCTTCGGTGCCGCGGGGCGCCACGGCGGCACGGTCGAGATCCTCGAGCCCGGCGCCGGACAGACCGGGAAAGGCGCGGCGGTGGGGCAGTCGGTGCCCGCTGCCCTGCAGGCCGGCCTGTTCCTCATCCCCGAGTCCCGTAAAGAGCAGGGGCTCGTGCTCGGCCGACCGATTCGAGAGAACGTCACCCTGTCGAACCTTGCCGCGTTTGCGCGCGGTGGCTGGGTACGCACGCGCGCCGAGAGACAGGATGCCCGGGCGATGCTCGACCAGGTCACCGTCGCCGGTGATGACCGCCGCAACGTCTCGAGCCTGTCGGGTGGCAATCAGCAGAAGGTGCTGTTTGCCCGAGCGCTGCAGCGCCCCCGGAAGGTCCTGATCGCCGACGAGCCCACACGGGGCGTGGATGTCGGCTCGCGCCGCGCGATCTACGACCTCATCGTCGCGGAGGCCGCACGCGGCATCGGCGTGATCGTCGTGTCGTCGGATGTCGAAGAAGTGCTCGGGCTCGCACACCGCATCCTCGTCATCCGCAGCGGTCGGATCGTCGCCGAACTCACCGGCACGGACCGCACCGAACAAAACGTCCTCACCGCGGCTTTCGCGGATCCGATCACGAGTGGGAAACAATGA
- a CDS encoding sugar ABC transporter substrate-binding protein — protein MPFSTASPRRRGVLAGAGIAVAALALAACSSGTTDTSGSGESSAPTDETLQIAYISFAVANTYDEPMLAAAEEVAAANNAEITVFDGNLDPATQATLIEDVIASGDYDGMIVQPIYGPAIMDVVAEAMDAGLTVVNIDQILGEDFTSGATQLPGLASNIVFVPTILGQKLGEQTVEACASMNLDPCNVAYLHDLKTSSVSIALWDAFSEATAGTPVTVVAEGETFWNPAAAQTAVADILTANPDIDAIVTSDQGLQGAVLAIGDSGAAVGDYLLVGYGGSQWALDAISDGMVYSDVIMAPATTGRLGMEAMIAALRDGTDMGDVDPFADFPNNGVMTPDTVTQFTGEWPG, from the coding sequence ATGCCATTCAGCACAGCATCCCCACGGCGCAGGGGAGTTCTCGCCGGGGCGGGGATTGCCGTTGCCGCCCTCGCCTTGGCGGCCTGTTCGTCGGGGACCACCGACACGTCCGGCTCCGGCGAGTCGTCGGCGCCCACTGACGAGACCTTGCAGATCGCGTACATCTCGTTCGCCGTCGCCAACACCTACGACGAGCCGATGTTGGCAGCCGCAGAGGAGGTCGCCGCCGCCAACAACGCCGAGATCACCGTGTTCGACGGAAACCTCGACCCCGCGACGCAGGCAACGCTGATCGAAGATGTCATCGCCTCCGGCGACTACGACGGCATGATCGTCCAGCCGATCTACGGGCCGGCGATCATGGACGTGGTGGCCGAGGCCATGGATGCCGGTCTCACGGTGGTCAACATCGACCAGATCCTCGGTGAGGACTTCACCTCCGGTGCCACGCAGTTGCCGGGCTTGGCATCGAACATCGTCTTCGTTCCGACCATCCTCGGTCAGAAGCTCGGCGAGCAGACCGTCGAGGCGTGCGCCTCGATGAACCTCGACCCGTGCAACGTCGCCTATTTGCACGACCTGAAGACCTCGAGCGTGAGCATCGCCCTGTGGGATGCCTTCAGCGAGGCGACGGCGGGAACACCCGTCACGGTCGTTGCCGAGGGAGAGACGTTCTGGAACCCGGCAGCGGCACAGACCGCGGTCGCCGACATCCTGACGGCCAACCCGGACATCGATGCGATCGTCACCTCGGACCAGGGGTTGCAGGGTGCCGTTCTGGCGATCGGAGACTCGGGAGCTGCAGTCGGTGACTACCTGCTGGTCGGCTACGGCGGCTCGCAATGGGCGCTCGACGCGATTTCGGACGGCATGGTGTACTCCGACGTGATCATGGCTCCCGCGACAACGGGTCGCCTCGGGATGGAAGCGATGATCGCGGCCCTCCGAGACGGCACAGACATGGGAGATGTCGATCCCTTCGCCGACTTCCCCAACAACGGGGTCATGACGCCCGACACCGTCACCCAGTTCACTGGCGAGTGGCCTGGTTGA
- a CDS encoding nuclear transport factor 2 family protein, with protein sequence MTTEQVERWLEGYRDAWETRNPDAAAALFTQDALYREQPYEEPYRGRDGVHAYWSRVTATQSDIRFRYGRAVVSGSHAAVEWWVTLRNDGAEATLAGEFFLVFDADGLVRELREYWHFSPGLLEPPAGWGQ encoded by the coding sequence GTGACGACGGAACAGGTTGAGAGGTGGCTGGAGGGCTATCGGGACGCGTGGGAGACGCGTAACCCGGATGCGGCTGCCGCGCTCTTCACGCAGGATGCGCTGTATCGCGAGCAGCCGTACGAAGAGCCGTACCGCGGACGAGACGGCGTGCACGCGTACTGGTCGCGGGTGACGGCGACGCAATCAGACATTCGCTTCCGGTATGGGCGCGCCGTGGTCAGTGGATCCCATGCAGCCGTTGAATGGTGGGTCACGCTTCGCAACGACGGCGCGGAGGCGACGCTCGCGGGGGAGTTCTTCCTCGTGTTCGACGCGGACGGCCTCGTTCGTGAACTGCGCGAGTACTGGCACTTCAGCCCCGGACTGCTCGAGCCGCCCGCCGGCTGGGGGCAGTGA
- a CDS encoding ABC transporter permease: MTLTTGTVPTQAQQSALSRIPWRSVAIVVPFLAVFIALSIGSPAFLSFQNIGNVLDRQSGILIIAAASTLVLIAGGIDLSVGATYMFTAVVCGTVIIKVGGTEGAVLGILAGVLSGLAVGIINGVISTYLRINPLIATLAMSFIILGATKLVSQAGKEGIGQIRVDVPEFTWIAKTEPLGMSLPIWIALVVVVALGIVLWRTTFGRYVYAAGGNAEAARLAGIRVNLVRIATFALTGLGAGLAGVIDLARTPSVPENDAIATTLTFTVLAGIVVGGTSILGGEGAVWRTVLGILFIAMLYNGFTLLRIDPLFQGIALGAIILLAVGFDAWSRLKRR; the protein is encoded by the coding sequence ATGACACTGACCACCGGCACCGTGCCCACCCAAGCCCAGCAAAGCGCCCTGTCGCGCATACCGTGGCGGTCGGTGGCGATCGTCGTTCCCTTCCTCGCGGTCTTCATCGCCCTCTCCATCGGCAGCCCCGCGTTCTTGTCGTTCCAGAACATCGGGAACGTCCTCGACCGTCAGTCCGGCATCCTGATCATTGCCGCAGCCAGCACGCTCGTGCTCATCGCCGGCGGCATCGATCTCTCGGTCGGAGCCACCTACATGTTCACCGCCGTGGTGTGCGGCACCGTGATCATCAAGGTGGGCGGAACCGAGGGAGCCGTGCTCGGCATCCTCGCGGGGGTGCTCTCGGGACTCGCGGTCGGCATCATCAACGGCGTGATCAGCACGTATCTGCGCATCAACCCCTTGATCGCAACCCTGGCGATGAGCTTCATCATCCTGGGTGCGACCAAGCTCGTCTCGCAGGCGGGCAAGGAGGGGATCGGACAGATCCGCGTCGATGTGCCGGAGTTCACCTGGATCGCCAAGACCGAGCCGCTCGGGATGTCGCTGCCGATCTGGATCGCCCTGGTCGTCGTCGTGGCCCTGGGCATTGTGCTGTGGCGCACGACGTTCGGCCGGTATGTCTATGCCGCGGGTGGCAATGCGGAGGCGGCGCGGCTGGCGGGCATCCGGGTCAACCTCGTGCGGATCGCCACCTTCGCCCTCACCGGTCTCGGTGCCGGCCTCGCCGGTGTGATCGATCTGGCTCGCACCCCGTCTGTTCCTGAGAACGACGCGATCGCGACGACGCTGACCTTCACCGTGCTGGCGGGCATCGTCGTCGGCGGCACGTCCATCCTCGGCGGGGAAGGGGCGGTGTGGCGGACGGTGCTGGGCATCCTGTTCATTGCGATGCTCTACAACGGCTTCACGCTGCTGAGGATCGATCCGCTGTTCCAGGGAATTGCGCTGGGAGCCATCATCCTGCTCGCTGTCGGCTTCGACGCCTGGTCGCGGCTGAAACGACGGTGA
- a CDS encoding heavy metal translocating P-type ATPase, protein MRYLRWIWAYPLVTATALILLTVGVLEASGLPDPARWVATIWVAGVIVWTLVGMVRDVLRGHVGLDVLAVTAMIATLAVGEYLAALVIVLMLAGGAALEDIAGRRARRDLRALLDRSPQTAHVVTDGQLGGGEVMTDVPVDEVTVGDILLVRPAEIVPVDAVLLSADAEFDESSLTGESLPVQRGEGDEVLSGAINGSRAVRVRAARRSADSQYQQIVALVHAAEDSRAPVVRLADRFAVPFTAVSLVLAGTAWALSGDPVRFAEVLVLATPCPLLIAAPVAFLAGLSRAAKAGVIIKSGAVIEQLARVRSAAFDKTGTLTWGRPALVDVRPATGFTADEVLQLAASAEQYSTHVLADSVRRAAVERGLSLLPATDAFEEATNGVSASVQGRSITVGKPAYVAALTGTAAQERLETGQAAAYVAVDRRFAGTIILADDPRPDAAGVVSWLRETGVSRVAMFTGDVSATAQSVAAAVGIDEVHAELLPGDKVELAAGLQPRPMMMVGDGVNDAPVLAASDIGVAMGARGATAAGDAADVVILLDALAPVADAVAIARHTLRVALTAIGVGIGLSIALMLVAMTGVIPAVAGALTQELVDVATILYALRALGAPRAAV, encoded by the coding sequence ATGAGGTATCTGCGCTGGATCTGGGCGTATCCGCTGGTCACGGCTACCGCGCTGATCCTTCTCACCGTCGGGGTGCTGGAAGCGTCCGGGTTGCCCGACCCGGCGCGCTGGGTGGCGACGATCTGGGTCGCGGGCGTCATCGTTTGGACTCTCGTGGGCATGGTGCGCGACGTGCTGCGCGGTCACGTCGGGCTCGACGTGCTCGCGGTCACGGCGATGATCGCCACGCTTGCTGTCGGGGAGTACCTCGCGGCGCTCGTCATCGTGCTGATGCTCGCCGGCGGCGCCGCGCTCGAGGACATTGCCGGCAGACGTGCGCGCCGGGATCTTCGCGCGCTTCTGGATCGGTCACCACAGACGGCGCACGTGGTCACGGACGGGCAGCTCGGCGGCGGCGAGGTCATGACAGACGTTCCCGTCGACGAAGTGACCGTCGGTGACATCCTGCTCGTGCGTCCCGCCGAGATCGTGCCCGTGGATGCCGTGCTGCTGAGCGCAGACGCGGAGTTCGACGAATCGTCGCTGACGGGTGAGAGCCTTCCGGTGCAGCGTGGCGAAGGCGACGAGGTGCTCTCGGGGGCGATCAATGGATCGCGGGCCGTGCGGGTGCGAGCGGCGCGGCGGAGCGCCGACAGCCAATACCAGCAGATCGTCGCGCTCGTCCACGCTGCGGAAGACTCCCGGGCACCCGTCGTTCGCCTGGCCGACCGGTTCGCGGTGCCCTTCACGGCGGTCTCGCTCGTGCTGGCGGGCACGGCCTGGGCTCTCTCGGGCGACCCGGTGCGCTTTGCCGAAGTGCTGGTGCTGGCGACCCCGTGTCCGCTGCTGATCGCCGCACCCGTCGCGTTCCTGGCGGGACTGTCGCGGGCGGCCAAGGCGGGAGTGATCATCAAGAGCGGCGCGGTCATCGAGCAACTCGCTCGGGTGCGCTCCGCGGCGTTCGACAAGACCGGCACGCTGACCTGGGGACGCCCCGCTTTGGTCGACGTGCGGCCGGCGACGGGTTTCACCGCCGACGAGGTGCTGCAATTGGCGGCATCCGCCGAGCAGTACTCCACCCACGTGCTGGCAGACAGCGTGCGTCGCGCCGCCGTCGAGCGCGGGCTCAGTCTTCTGCCCGCCACGGATGCCTTCGAGGAAGCTACCAACGGCGTGAGCGCCTCGGTGCAGGGCCGCTCCATCACTGTCGGAAAGCCCGCCTATGTCGCAGCGCTGACGGGAACTGCCGCCCAGGAGCGTCTGGAGACGGGCCAGGCCGCGGCCTATGTCGCTGTCGATCGACGGTTTGCGGGAACGATCATCCTCGCCGACGACCCGAGACCCGACGCGGCGGGCGTCGTCTCCTGGCTGCGGGAGACGGGCGTGAGCCGGGTCGCGATGTTCACGGGTGACGTGAGCGCGACTGCGCAGTCGGTTGCCGCAGCGGTGGGGATTGATGAGGTGCACGCCGAGCTGCTGCCCGGCGACAAGGTCGAGTTGGCCGCGGGTCTGCAGCCCCGCCCGATGATGATGGTCGGCGACGGGGTCAACGACGCGCCGGTGCTCGCGGCATCCGATATCGGGGTCGCCATGGGCGCACGGGGGGCGACAGCTGCCGGGGACGCGGCGGATGTCGTCATCCTGTTGGATGCCCTCGCTCCGGTCGCCGACGCCGTCGCGATCGCCCGTCACACCCTTCGGGTCGCGCTGACCGCGATCGGTGTGGGTATCGGGCTGAGCATCGCCCTGATGCTGGTTGCCATGACGGGCGTGATCCCGGCTGTCGCAGGCGCCCTCACCCAGGAGCTCGTCGACGTCGCGACGATCCTCTACGCGCTGAGGGCGCTCGGCGCACCGCGCGCGGCTGTCTGA
- a CDS encoding CpaF family protein: MTLTSSADPTVSVVARVRESLRAAQIDPQRDPDRASQIARSEVRRHNDFALARGERTLDDEALHVRDILAQLSGFGPLQAYLDDPEVEELWINAPDRIFIARAGVASRVPLALTDTAVRDLVERMLHATGRRVDLSQPFVDASLPDGSRLHVVIPDITRRHWVVNIRKFLPRYRSLDDLVRAGSVGAAEADLLAIAMRDGRSILVSGATHAGKTTLLGALIAACAPSQRIVTVEETFELAVEAVDLVALQGRQPSLEGGGEVTLRRLAKEALRMRPDRLVIGEVRDAEALDLVLALNTGVPGAATIHANSATDALRKLCSLPLLAGRNIDSSFVVPAVAASVDLVVHCQRDATGRRRIAEIVEPTGVEDGVIQTRPAIRRASQPLTRSHDR, translated from the coding sequence GTGACCCTTACCTCGTCCGCCGACCCGACCGTCTCGGTCGTCGCGCGGGTCCGTGAGTCGCTCCGGGCGGCGCAAATCGACCCGCAGCGCGACCCGGATCGGGCGAGCCAGATCGCGAGGTCTGAGGTGCGCCGGCACAACGACTTTGCGCTGGCGCGCGGCGAGCGAACCCTCGATGACGAGGCCCTTCACGTCCGTGACATCCTCGCCCAGCTCTCGGGATTCGGGCCGCTGCAGGCCTACCTCGACGATCCCGAGGTCGAGGAACTGTGGATCAACGCTCCCGACCGCATCTTCATCGCCCGAGCCGGGGTCGCATCACGGGTTCCACTCGCGCTGACCGATACCGCGGTGCGGGACCTCGTCGAACGGATGCTGCACGCGACGGGTCGCCGCGTCGATCTGAGTCAGCCGTTCGTGGATGCTTCGCTTCCCGACGGAAGTCGCTTACACGTCGTGATTCCCGACATCACGCGGCGGCACTGGGTCGTGAACATCCGCAAGTTCCTCCCGCGCTACCGGTCGCTCGACGATCTGGTCCGTGCGGGGAGTGTCGGGGCTGCTGAGGCCGATCTGCTCGCGATCGCGATGCGCGACGGCAGAAGCATCCTCGTGTCGGGCGCTACGCACGCCGGCAAGACGACGCTGCTCGGAGCGCTCATCGCCGCGTGCGCGCCGTCGCAGCGCATCGTCACCGTCGAGGAGACATTCGAGCTCGCTGTGGAAGCTGTCGATCTGGTCGCGTTGCAGGGGCGCCAGCCGAGCCTCGAAGGGGGAGGGGAGGTCACGCTGCGTCGCCTGGCGAAGGAGGCGCTGCGGATGCGACCAGATCGGCTTGTCATCGGAGAGGTCCGCGACGCAGAGGCCCTCGATCTCGTCCTGGCACTCAACACGGGGGTGCCCGGCGCCGCAACGATTCACGCGAACTCCGCGACCGACGCGCTCCGCAAGCTCTGCTCCCTGCCGTTGCTGGCCGGTCGCAATATCGACAGCAGTTTCGTGGTTCCGGCCGTTGCGGCATCCGTCGACCTCGTTGTGCACTGTCAGCGCGATGCGACAGGTAGACGGCGGATTGCCGAGATCGTTGAGCCGACGGGGGTCGAAGACGGCGTCATCCAGACCCGTCCGGCCATTCGGCGCGCATCGCAGCCCCTGACGAGGAGTCACGACCGATGA
- a CDS encoding DedA family protein → MHPLALIPWLDPETIISAAGPWALLVVCLIIFAETGLLIGFLFPGDTLLIISGLLTHTNDVFGVNIWVVCALIALAAFIGGEVGYYIGHKGGPAVFERKESGIFSKRNVERTNAFFERFGGITVILARFVPIVRTFAPVAAGVGHMPWRRYTLYNLIGALLWGFGLTMVGYLIAYIPWVRDLVTEYIDIILLVAVGGTALVVAYHYFSEKWKSRKEAAAGEDLDTDADEARDLALEPEIFENRADDAGQ, encoded by the coding sequence GTGCACCCACTGGCTCTCATCCCCTGGCTCGACCCCGAGACGATCATCTCCGCGGCTGGCCCCTGGGCTCTCCTCGTCGTGTGCCTCATCATCTTCGCCGAGACCGGGCTATTGATCGGGTTCCTGTTCCCGGGCGACACCCTGCTCATCATTTCTGGGCTCCTCACCCACACCAACGATGTGTTCGGCGTGAACATCTGGGTCGTCTGCGCACTGATCGCCCTGGCAGCCTTCATCGGCGGCGAGGTGGGCTACTACATCGGACACAAGGGCGGACCCGCGGTCTTCGAGCGCAAGGAATCGGGGATCTTCAGCAAACGCAACGTCGAGCGGACCAACGCGTTCTTCGAGCGTTTCGGTGGGATCACCGTCATCCTCGCCCGCTTCGTCCCCATCGTGCGCACCTTCGCTCCCGTCGCTGCGGGCGTCGGACACATGCCGTGGCGCAGGTACACCCTCTACAACCTCATCGGCGCGCTGCTGTGGGGCTTCGGTCTCACGATGGTCGGCTACCTCATCGCCTACATCCCGTGGGTTCGTGACCTCGTCACCGAGTACATCGACATCATCCTGCTCGTCGCCGTCGGTGGCACCGCACTGGTGGTCGCGTACCACTACTTCAGCGAGAAGTGGAAGTCACGCAAGGAGGCGGCGGCGGGCGAAGACCTCGACACCGACGCCGACGAAGCGCGTGACCTCGCGCTCGAGCCCGAGATCTTCGAGAACCGCGCCGACGACGCCGGCCAGTAG